The following are encoded together in the Arcticibacterium luteifluviistationis genome:
- a CDS encoding carboxylesterase family protein, with protein MNNSFISLVCFILLFSCKKESETVVKNRLTEEVFVPSTKIDSSDLVGLPKDTGGVHKGYLLNKTEAIYAHMVYTPGGYQEEGQGYPLLIFLHGWGPRQLTNEIGTDLNVVKEHGPPALIEQNQWNPSFPFIVASPQLEGQYWASADIHSFIDYIIGKYNINTKRIYLTGLSLGGGGCWYYVGEKGDESHAAAIIPISARGEASIVSNLTNTPIWAFHGAKDQTVEPINNYGSVMMVDEINRNSPAVIAKVTVFDNAGHDAWTRTYGNQFGETGISYSPFNLNIYDWLLQYKKE; from the coding sequence ATGAATAATTCATTTATCAGCCTAGTCTGTTTTATACTCTTGTTTTCTTGTAAAAAGGAATCAGAAACGGTAGTGAAAAATAGGCTCACGGAGGAAGTTTTTGTCCCCAGTACTAAGATTGATTCATCTGATTTAGTTGGTTTACCTAAAGACACTGGAGGAGTCCATAAAGGCTATCTTCTAAATAAGACAGAGGCTATTTATGCTCACATGGTTTATACACCTGGGGGATATCAGGAGGAGGGGCAAGGTTATCCACTTTTGATTTTTTTACATGGTTGGGGCCCTCGCCAGTTGACAAATGAAATTGGTACAGATTTAAATGTGGTTAAAGAACACGGCCCTCCCGCATTAATAGAACAGAATCAATGGAATCCATCTTTTCCGTTTATAGTGGCCTCTCCTCAGTTAGAAGGTCAGTATTGGGCTTCCGCTGATATTCATTCCTTTATTGATTACATAATTGGAAAATATAATATAAATACCAAACGAATTTATTTGACTGGCTTAAGCCTTGGAGGTGGAGGTTGTTGGTATTACGTGGGCGAAAAAGGAGATGAGAGTCATGCCGCTGCTATAATCCCAATTAGTGCTCGGGGTGAAGCTTCCATCGTTTCAAATTTGACCAATACGCCAATATGGGCCTTTCATGGAGCGAAAGACCAAACAGTGGAACCAATAAATAATTATGGTTCTGTAATGATGGTAGATGAAATTAATAGAAATAGCCCTGCAGTAATAGCTAAAGTAACTGTATTTGATAATGCAGGTCATGACGCTTGGACTAGAACTTATGGCAATCAATTTGGTGAGACGGGGATAAGTTATAGCCCATTTAACCTTAATATTTATGATTGGTTACTTCAGTATAAGAAGGAGTGA
- a CDS encoding family 16 glycoside hydrolase, with the protein MKVKVVSNTYTVWLNGKEVMNYTPEDIPESGPVGIQLHHKNEMGMNYKSIKFAEI; encoded by the coding sequence TTGAAAGTTAAAGTAGTGAGTAATACTTACACTGTATGGTTAAACGGAAAAGAAGTAATGAATTATACCCCTGAAGACATCCCTGAAAGTGGCCCAGTAGGCATTCAGCTACACCATAAAAATGAAATGGGGATGAATTATAAAAGCATAAAATTCGCTGAGATTTAA
- a CDS encoding amidohydrolase family protein has protein sequence MNNILRILKFVGFGLLSVIFIFFCFVFFPLPSIDFDKKAYDNLLIENINIIDVENDTLLQNHYVLISISTIKSISAIPISHDLKNLHIINGKDKHLIPALWDMHAHLIKQSPNSAYPEYVINGIMHLRDMRGAYDNKDPFASTPERINKWNQMVHANELLGPKVHSLPSFAVKGPSSMFDGSPEFFNCSNETEAQELVNYFNTQKINLIKTYNNIPREAFFTLMKEAQLAGIDVAGHKPVRVSTVEASNAGIKSLEHARFLLWDSFKGSDELRNDENPKRRDNTALRKKMLAEHNTLMLHENLEAMKANHTFYCPTHLTRKSDAFADDSTFRARYDNVNPILRFLSFEDLDATIQEDTSSLGRLVYKKFYLKGLEITKTANKKGVKILAGADLPELPGSSLIDELQELSAAGLSGFDVLKTATLYPAEYFKVQDKLGTVSENKTADLVILSKNPLDKASNLKSIDGIIYNGRYINIDNINQIKEKVYSRNQSWSMSAKLIWDIILYMTK, from the coding sequence ATGAACAACATCCTCAGAATTCTAAAGTTTGTAGGTTTCGGTTTACTCTCCGTAATATTTATCTTCTTTTGCTTTGTCTTTTTCCCGCTTCCTTCTATAGATTTTGATAAGAAAGCCTATGACAACCTACTTATAGAAAACATCAACATTATTGATGTAGAAAACGACACACTATTGCAAAACCATTATGTGCTGATTTCAATTAGCACCATAAAAAGTATATCTGCCATTCCTATTTCTCATGATTTAAAAAACCTCCACATTATAAATGGCAAGGATAAACACCTTATTCCAGCACTTTGGGACATGCACGCTCATTTGATTAAACAATCTCCAAATAGTGCCTATCCAGAATACGTAATAAATGGAATAATGCATTTAAGAGATATGAGAGGTGCTTATGATAACAAAGACCCTTTTGCCTCTACACCAGAAAGAATTAACAAATGGAATCAGATGGTTCACGCTAATGAACTCTTGGGTCCTAAAGTTCATAGCCTTCCTAGTTTCGCAGTAAAGGGTCCTAGTTCTATGTTTGACGGCTCTCCAGAATTCTTTAACTGCTCCAATGAAACAGAGGCTCAAGAACTAGTCAATTATTTTAACACGCAGAAAATCAACCTAATCAAAACCTATAATAACATTCCTCGTGAGGCATTTTTCACTCTTATGAAAGAGGCACAGTTAGCTGGAATTGATGTGGCAGGCCATAAACCTGTTAGAGTTAGTACAGTGGAAGCTAGTAATGCAGGCATCAAAAGTTTGGAGCACGCAAGGTTCTTACTGTGGGATAGCTTTAAAGGTTCTGATGAATTAAGAAATGATGAAAATCCAAAACGACGTGACAATACAGCACTGAGAAAGAAAATGCTTGCGGAGCATAACACATTGATGCTGCATGAAAACCTAGAGGCAATGAAAGCTAATCATACATTTTACTGCCCCACGCACCTCACTAGAAAGTCTGATGCCTTTGCCGATGATTCAACATTTAGGGCAAGATATGATAATGTAAACCCCATTTTACGTTTTTTATCATTTGAAGATTTGGATGCCACTATACAAGAAGACACCAGTTCACTAGGAAGGCTGGTTTATAAAAAATTCTACTTAAAAGGACTAGAAATAACTAAAACAGCGAATAAAAAAGGAGTTAAGATACTTGCAGGAGCCGACCTTCCTGAATTACCAGGAAGCTCATTGATTGATGAGCTTCAAGAACTTTCAGCCGCAGGACTTTCTGGCTTTGATGTTTTGAAAACAGCTACGCTCTACCCTGCAGAGTACTTTAAGGTTCAAGATAAACTTGGTACTGTAAGCGAAAACAAAACTGCTGACCTGGTAATCCTATCTAAAAACCCACTCGATAAAGCTTCTAATTTAAAATCTATAGATGGAATAATTTATAATGGACGCTATATCAATATTGATAATATAAATCAGATTAAGGAGAAAGTATATTCTCGTAACCAAAGCTGGAGCATGTCTGCCAAATTGATTTGGGACATAATTTTATATATGACTAAATAA
- a CDS encoding DUF6807 domain-containing protein, which produces MNRILVCCQTGFSILMLLIVVCGCSVNKKNVSGLITLVNNETEKKVDVLIDKNLFTSYLYSDDISVLKKTTLYPIIAANGQTVTRGYPLNTRPNERTDHPHHIGAWFNFGDVNGLDFWGNSDEIKTPKEKLGTIRHEKIVALENGEQKASMDVQANWLKPDGSVLLKEETKFVFYAENGKRIIDRVTTLKAQSEMVSFNDTKEGMFAIRTARELEHPSDSPVNLSDENGHKTTVKVVNNTGVSGNYMSSEGIEGADVWGTRAKWMALSGTINKEDVTLVIMDGPQNMGYPTYWHARSYGLFSANPFGQKAFTDGKEASMNFSLKPNSSVTFTYRIEILNGNYSRERLESEYQKFVND; this is translated from the coding sequence ATGAATCGAATACTTGTCTGTTGTCAAACTGGATTTTCAATTTTAATGCTCTTGATAGTCGTTTGTGGCTGCAGTGTCAATAAAAAGAATGTATCAGGTTTAATAACATTGGTTAACAATGAAACCGAGAAAAAGGTAGATGTTTTGATTGATAAAAATCTGTTTACCTCCTATTTATATTCTGATGACATTTCGGTGCTTAAAAAAACTACCCTTTATCCAATTATTGCCGCAAACGGCCAGACTGTTACGCGTGGATACCCACTGAATACCCGCCCAAATGAAAGAACAGATCACCCACATCACATTGGAGCTTGGTTTAATTTTGGAGATGTAAACGGCCTTGACTTTTGGGGCAATTCCGATGAAATTAAAACCCCAAAAGAAAAGCTAGGTACCATTCGGCATGAAAAAATAGTCGCTTTAGAAAATGGAGAGCAAAAAGCTTCTATGGATGTGCAAGCCAATTGGCTAAAACCAGATGGCTCTGTGCTATTGAAAGAAGAAACCAAATTTGTTTTCTATGCAGAGAATGGCAAAAGAATTATTGATAGAGTTACCACCTTAAAGGCTCAAAGCGAGATGGTTTCATTTAATGATACCAAAGAGGGTATGTTTGCCATAAGAACAGCGAGGGAACTGGAACACCCAAGCGATAGTCCAGTTAACTTAAGTGACGAAAATGGCCATAAAACTACGGTAAAGGTGGTAAACAATACTGGTGTGAGTGGAAATTATATGAGTAGCGAGGGAATTGAAGGAGCCGATGTTTGGGGAACAAGAGCCAAATGGATGGCACTTTCTGGAACTATAAATAAGGAAGATGTTACGCTTGTCATTATGGATGGTCCACAGAATATGGGCTACCCTACCTATTGGCACGCCCGTAGTTATGGTTTATTTTCCGCTAATCCGTTTGGGCAAAAAGCATTTACAGACGGTAAAGAGGCATCCATGAATTTTTCGCTAAAACCGAATTCCTCTGTTACATTCACTTATCGGATAGAAATATTGAATGGTAATTATAGTAGGGAACGGTTGGAGAGCGAATACCAAAAATTCGTTAATGATTAG